In Desulfobulbaceae bacterium, the DNA window TGCCATTTGTCTGAATATTTGCCACCGATTCGGGCAAGATCTGGCCCAGTACGTTTAGAACCCCAGAGAAACGGTCTGTCGTATTCAAACTCCCAGGCCTTTGAGTATGGTCCATAGCGGGCAACTTCAGCTTTCAAGGGTCTGATGGTCTGGGTATGACAATTGTTACAGCCTTCAGCCTGGTAGACATCGCGGCCGGCTAGTTCGATTGGGCTGTATGCTTTTTGTAGATCACTGTGGGGTTGAGTTGATGGCATAAACATGGGAACGACGACCATCGCGATGGTGCCAACCAGTATTGTTCCGGCAGCGAGTAAAGTAAAGGAGATAGGTTTATTGTAGATACTCATCTTAGGCCACCTCCCCTTGTAAATTGCCAATTTTTGCAGTTTTCACAGTCATTGCAATGTTGTAGACGAACACCAGGAAGCCTGCCAGAAAAATTATGCCGGCAAAGGTTCGAAGATTCCAATAATGAATATTTGCAAGATTTGTTTCAATAAAACTGTAGGTCAACGATCCGTCAGGGTCGGTTTTGCGCCACATGGCACCTTGCTGGAGGCCTGTAATCCACATGGTAATTGAAAACATAATCTGTCCAACAAAAACCAGGTAGAAATGGAGATTGGCAAGTTTTATACTGAAAATCTTCGTTTTGTATATATGGGGGATCATATAGTAAATTGAGGCAGAAATGGTCATGGTAACCCAGCCCATGGTGCCCATGTGCACATGGCCAGGCACATAATCGGTATAATGCATTAGGGCCGACACGGTTCGTAGACCCTGCGATGGCCCCTGAACTGTCTGCAAGCCGTAGAAAGTGATGCCCGTGATGAAAAACTTGATCAGATAATTATCCTTCTCTTTCATCATGTCCCAATTGCCGCCCATGGTGTAATAGCCATTTACTACAGAGCCCCATGATGGTGCGATCAGGAAAATGGTAAAGGCGATGGCCAGAGTCTGAATCCAGTCAGGTGTCGGAGTGTAAACAAGATGATGGGCCCCCGTCCATAAATAGGCGAAAACTAGACTCCAGAAAGCCACAATTGACAAGCGATGGCTGAATATTGGCAGGTTGACTGACTTTGGGAAAAAATAATAAAACATTGCCAAGATGGGTGTCGTAAAAATAAAGCCAACCGCATTGTGGCCGTACCACCATTGGACATTAGCGTCATTGACGCCGCTGAAAACGGAGTATGATTTTGTCAAACTTACCGGAATGGCAAGATTGTTGACAATATAGAGAATAGCAACTGCCACCACTGTGGCAATGATGTACCAGAGGGAGATGTACATCTGGAGGTGTTTACGCTTGTAAATTGTCCCTAAAATATTTATGGCAAACATAACCCATAGGATGACCACGACAATATCAAGTGGCCATTCTAACTCGGCGTATTCTTTGGTGGTGTTCATACCGCCTAAGAGGCTTAAGGCCGCTAAAACAACCGCAATGTTGAACAGCCAGAGCTGCACACGTGCGAGCTTGGGAAAGACAAGTTTTGTGCCTGTTAATCGCTGGGTGATGTAAAAGGAGACACCAAAGATTGCGCCAATTCCGAATCCAATAGCACCCGCGTTAGTATGGAGAGGACGCAGGCGTCCATAGGTTAGCCACGGAGCAAAATTAAGCTCCGGGTAAACCAGTTGCGCAGATATGAGAATACCCACTAACACAGTTACGGCTCCCCATAACATCGATGAAAAGGTGAACCCTTTCACAGCGTCATAGGTATATGCTTCTGTTGCTGTTGACATAATACCTCCCTTTAAAAAATTAGAAATATACCCCGAATATATTAAAAATGCGTCCAGCTGGAATGCTGAACAAACTAATGACTACTGTCAAAAAGTAAGCGGTTGTCCGTTTTTAATTATCTTATTAAAATTATTGAATATATTTCAAGTGGCAAACCACGATTAATTAGATTTGTTTTCTGGTCAGACTCTTGTAGATCTCTACCAGACAGCTCGAACACCCTGAGTTTTTCGAATCTGGTCAACTTCACGTTCAATACCTACCCGCCACTCCGCATGAATTCTTGCTGCAGAAGGTGAAATGAGTTCTGGCAACCCGTATACTAAACGGTCTTCTGCGCCACTGGCCTCAATAACGGCTTCAATGGAGCGGGCACCGAACTTATATTTGGCAATGAGCAGGCGCAGAAGCAGACCGGAAGTTTTGCGTGCTGCCTTTTTCCAGTGGGTATCCATCTGATGAGCGATGATGAAGGCTCTTTTCATTAAAATACGGTGCAGATCGTCCAGTTGTTCTTTGTTGTTATTGGTCGATAAGAGTGAATCGTCAATTTCAATGCCGTCGATATCAATTACCACACGCAGGCGACTCATAAAGTCGGG includes these proteins:
- a CDS encoding cbb3-type cytochrome c oxidase subunit I; translated protein: MSTATEAYTYDAVKGFTFSSMLWGAVTVLVGILISAQLVYPELNFAPWLTYGRLRPLHTNAGAIGFGIGAIFGVSFYITQRLTGTKLVFPKLARVQLWLFNIAVVLAALSLLGGMNTTKEYAELEWPLDIVVVILWVMFAINILGTIYKRKHLQMYISLWYIIATVVAVAILYIVNNLAIPVSLTKSYSVFSGVNDANVQWWYGHNAVGFIFTTPILAMFYYFFPKSVNLPIFSHRLSIVAFWSLVFAYLWTGAHHLVYTPTPDWIQTLAIAFTIFLIAPSWGSVVNGYYTMGGNWDMMKEKDNYLIKFFITGITFYGLQTVQGPSQGLRTVSALMHYTDYVPGHVHMGTMGWVTMTISASIYYMIPHIYKTKIFSIKLANLHFYLVFVGQIMFSITMWITGLQQGAMWRKTDPDGSLTYSFIETNLANIHYWNLRTFAGIIFLAGFLVFVYNIAMTVKTAKIGNLQGEVA
- a CDS encoding ATPase translates to QFNGPEEINSAIEPIRASVAKGKVPIVFWDEFDCRYDNHEFGYLRYFLPSMQDGVTYVHGTPYNIGRSIFAFAGGVKPDWASMEDLINPENPKTLQLAKTLKIPDFMSRLRVVIDIDGIEIDDSLLSTNNNKEQLDDLHRILMKRAFIIAHQMDTHWKKAARKTSGLLLRLLIAKYKFGARSIEAVIEASGAEDRLVYGLPELISPSAARIHAEWRVGIEREVDQIRKTQGVRAVW